A single window of Streptomyces lunaelactis DNA harbors:
- a CDS encoding ScbR family autoregulator-binding transcription factor codes for MAKQERAVRTRNALIESAAELFDRDGFELASLSTISARAGVSSGALHFHFSSKAALADAVGQEAAQRLDRITQQQADGALQMLIDATHALIRTLEDDVVLRAGFDLSDSLEHVRAEAGLRRTWQEWVEDVLVRADGEGSLARGPSVRDAATAVVAVTAGLESLGRQDARWLSHTPLTRFWRLLLPRLAESSSLDTLVASGTGAGLR; via the coding sequence ATGGCCAAACAGGAACGCGCGGTACGTACGCGCAACGCCTTGATCGAGTCCGCCGCCGAGCTGTTCGACCGCGACGGTTTCGAACTGGCCTCACTGTCCACGATCAGTGCCCGGGCCGGGGTGAGCAGCGGAGCGCTGCACTTCCACTTCTCCAGCAAGGCGGCCCTGGCCGACGCGGTCGGCCAGGAGGCCGCGCAGCGGCTGGATCGGATCACCCAGCAACAGGCCGACGGCGCCCTGCAGATGCTGATCGATGCCACGCATGCCCTCATCCGCACCCTCGAGGACGACGTTGTGCTGCGCGCCGGGTTCGACCTGAGCGACAGCCTCGAGCACGTACGAGCAGAGGCCGGCCTGCGCCGTACGTGGCAGGAGTGGGTGGAGGACGTCCTGGTGCGGGCCGACGGGGAGGGCTCCCTGGCGCGGGGGCCATCGGTGCGGGACGCGGCGACCGCCGTCGTGGCGGTGACGGCGGGGCTGGAGAGCCTGGGCCGCCAGGACGCGCGGTGGCTCTCGCACACTCCCCTCACCCGGTTCTGGAGGCTGCTGCTGCCCAGGCTCGCGGAGTCCTCCAGCCTCGACACCCTGGTGGCGTCCGGCACCGGGGCCGGGCTGCGCTGA
- a CDS encoding ScbR family autoregulator-binding transcription factor produces the protein MLKQERAVRTRHSLVHSAAQAFQQHGYVQARLADISSRAGVSPGALHFHFENKSAVASTVQAEAAESLRRAVRAATRQPGMNALQKLTDASHALADTLRRDVVARAGFQLSCDEACKAEWDLCQEWHRYVQRLLEEAADENLLSEDVARHNVAASIVAATTGLEVLARNDAEWLAHETLTGLWELILPCLATGAALTVLEPGGTHPGRRDKATPGGRRPVHRAQLAANRTALSTRPVPAR, from the coding sequence GTGTTGAAACAGGAGCGTGCCGTACGCACCCGCCACTCACTCGTCCACTCCGCGGCACAGGCGTTCCAGCAGCACGGATACGTTCAGGCGAGGCTGGCGGACATCAGCTCCCGGGCGGGAGTCAGCCCCGGCGCCCTGCACTTCCACTTCGAGAACAAGTCCGCGGTGGCCTCCACGGTGCAGGCCGAGGCCGCCGAGAGCCTGCGCCGGGCAGTCCGCGCGGCGACCCGGCAGCCCGGCATGAACGCGCTGCAGAAGCTGACCGACGCCTCACACGCCCTGGCGGACACCCTGCGCCGCGATGTCGTGGCCCGCGCCGGCTTTCAGCTGAGCTGCGACGAGGCGTGCAAGGCCGAGTGGGACCTGTGCCAGGAGTGGCACAGGTACGTCCAGCGGCTGCTCGAGGAGGCCGCGGACGAGAACCTGCTCTCCGAGGACGTCGCCCGGCACAACGTGGCCGCCTCCATCGTGGCGGCGACCACCGGCTTGGAGGTCCTCGCCAGGAACGACGCCGAGTGGCTCGCGCACGAGACACTCACCGGCCTGTGGGAACTCATCCTTCCGTGCCTGGCCACTGGGGCGGCGCTCACCGTGCTCGAACCGGGCGGCACGCACCCCGGCAGGCGGGACAAGGCAACGCCCGGCGGGCGCAGGCCTGTTCACCGTGCACAGCTCGCGGCGAACCGGACAGCTCTGTCCACCCGCCCGGTGCCCGCACGCTGA